A single genomic interval of Elusimicrobiota bacterium harbors:
- a CDS encoding BamA/TamA family outer membrane protein produces MRALTLLLCLHAAPLAAAPPRKARLPAGLVIASIQIDARNVFETDAPPENKLLYRAANRAHIRTRDYVIERELLFAVGERFDPLLIEETERNLRSLPFLRRAEVAAVVNKQGKVDVTVRTYDSWTLEVVAGFKRAGGATNVKGGFAENNILGQGKAASAVYSRDGDSVSRAFSYKDRQFMRLKRLQFSAAAQSAQGSKTYTIGVDRPFYASIARSAFGGSVVYSESRLADVLRRSGEAGVSYGVALTTSTERTRRVTFGLSTRRAMSDGPLPDVEQLTFLKLGAEWQELDFITARRIQNFTRDEDFNLGLGVFPSVAWAPRISALGTRETQILPRVDLTKGFAWSRELLLLKSGYRSKYANGNNGDRVASFEASYFVRGLNYQTLAFHAALDLGWQLDETSQLTLGELNGLRGYGLSRFTGTRRFLYNLEDRVYVWDNLFRLLDVGAAAFYDSGYAWPEGSSINLADLRSSVGLGLRVAPSRSGSNSPVRVDLAYPVSRRTGLSSWSLSILAGQAF; encoded by the coding sequence ATGCGCGCACTGACTTTGCTGCTCTGTCTTCACGCGGCGCCGCTGGCGGCGGCGCCCCCGCGAAAGGCCCGCCTTCCGGCGGGCCTCGTCATCGCCTCCATCCAGATCGACGCCCGCAACGTCTTCGAGACCGACGCCCCGCCCGAGAACAAGCTGCTGTACCGGGCGGCCAACCGCGCCCACATCCGCACGCGGGACTACGTCATCGAGCGGGAGCTTCTCTTCGCGGTCGGCGAGCGCTTCGACCCCCTGCTGATCGAGGAGACCGAGCGCAACCTGCGCTCGCTGCCCTTCCTGCGCCGCGCCGAGGTCGCGGCGGTCGTCAACAAGCAGGGAAAGGTCGACGTGACCGTGCGGACCTACGACTCGTGGACCCTCGAGGTCGTCGCGGGCTTCAAGCGCGCCGGCGGCGCGACGAACGTCAAGGGAGGGTTCGCCGAGAACAACATCCTGGGCCAGGGCAAGGCGGCCTCGGCCGTTTACAGCCGCGACGGGGACTCCGTGTCGCGCGCCTTCAGCTACAAGGACCGGCAGTTCATGCGCCTCAAGCGCCTTCAATTCTCGGCGGCCGCGCAATCGGCGCAGGGGAGCAAGACCTACACGATCGGGGTGGACCGCCCCTTCTACGCCTCGATCGCGCGCTCCGCCTTCGGCGGCTCCGTCGTCTACTCCGAGAGCAGGCTCGCCGACGTCCTGCGCCGCAGCGGCGAGGCCGGGGTCAGCTACGGCGTGGCGCTGACGACCTCCACCGAGCGGACCCGGCGCGTCACCTTCGGCCTGTCGACGCGCCGCGCCATGTCCGATGGGCCGCTGCCCGACGTCGAGCAGCTGACCTTCCTGAAGCTCGGCGCGGAGTGGCAGGAGCTGGACTTCATCACCGCGCGGCGCATACAGAACTTCACCCGCGACGAGGACTTCAACCTCGGCCTCGGCGTGTTCCCCTCGGTGGCGTGGGCTCCGAGGATCTCCGCGCTGGGGACCCGCGAGACGCAGATCCTGCCGCGCGTCGACCTGACCAAGGGCTTCGCCTGGTCGAGAGAGCTGCTGCTCCTGAAGTCGGGCTACCGTTCGAAGTACGCCAACGGGAACAACGGGGACCGCGTGGCCTCCTTCGAGGCCTCCTATTTCGTGCGGGGCCTGAACTACCAGACCTTGGCCTTCCACGCCGCCCTGGACCTCGGCTGGCAGCTCGACGAGACCAGCCAACTGACGCTCGGCGAGCTCAACGGCCTGCGCGGCTACGGCCTGAGCCGCTTCACGGGCACCCGCCGCTTCCTGTACAACCTCGAGGACCGCGTCTACGTCTGGGACAACCTCTTCCGCCTGCTCGACGTCGGCGCGGCGGCCTTCTACGACTCGGGCTACGCCTGGCCCGAGGGCTCCTCGATCAACCTGGCCGACCTCCGGAGCAGCGTCGGCTTGGGCCTGCGCGTGGCGCCTTCGCGCTCGGGAAGCAACAGCCCCGTCCGCGTCGACTTGGCCTACCCGGTCAGCCGGCGCACCGGCCTCTCCTCCTGGTCGCTCTCCATCCTGGCCGGACAGGCCTTCTAA
- a CDS encoding OmpA family protein, producing MKRLLPALLLSLTAACGGAKIEKQRKEIEDLQTKAGAFYTQLQEKADEIGALKTSKAGLETRVVELEARVVELEGRSAAAEGRAATLAKSNKSLSDAIGASKDELGEKLNAVVAEKDELARKFSDAVKEKLALERLKSVYQAAREKAGREMSKLKEEREALASRLSAAQDAFKKTDAEARQAGEARAAVLLKTREEMGAAADAVLAEMQAGRALVEQSGETFTIALSDAALFEDGSVKITEPGAALLARVGAALKALPSKSLRVEAHSDNAPFKKGLLGGYAGHWELTAARAAAVARWLHEHAGLDPERLSAAGFGEFRPAKPNDTAEGRAANRRVALVVAPMRPQ from the coding sequence ATGAAACGATTACTTCCGGCGCTCCTCCTGTCGCTGACGGCCGCCTGCGGCGGCGCGAAGATCGAGAAGCAGAGAAAGGAGATCGAGGATCTCCAGACGAAGGCCGGCGCGTTCTACACCCAGCTCCAGGAGAAGGCCGACGAGATCGGAGCGCTCAAGACGTCGAAGGCCGGGCTCGAGACCCGCGTCGTCGAGCTCGAGGCCCGCGTCGTCGAGCTCGAGGGGCGTTCCGCCGCCGCCGAGGGCCGCGCGGCGACGCTGGCGAAGTCCAACAAGTCCCTGTCCGACGCGATCGGCGCGAGCAAGGACGAGCTCGGCGAGAAGCTGAACGCGGTCGTCGCCGAGAAGGACGAGCTCGCGAGGAAGTTCTCCGACGCGGTGAAGGAGAAGCTGGCGCTCGAGCGCCTCAAGAGCGTCTACCAGGCGGCGCGGGAGAAGGCCGGGCGCGAGATGTCCAAGCTCAAGGAAGAGCGCGAGGCGCTGGCCTCCCGCCTGTCCGCGGCCCAGGACGCGTTCAAGAAGACCGACGCCGAGGCCCGTCAGGCCGGCGAGGCCCGCGCCGCGGTCCTCCTGAAGACCCGCGAGGAGATGGGCGCGGCCGCCGACGCCGTCCTCGCGGAGATGCAGGCGGGCCGGGCGCTCGTCGAGCAGAGCGGCGAGACCTTCACGATCGCGCTCAGCGACGCCGCGCTCTTCGAAGACGGCTCGGTCAAGATCACGGAGCCCGGCGCCGCCCTGCTCGCGCGCGTCGGCGCGGCGCTCAAGGCGCTGCCGTCGAAGTCGCTGCGCGTCGAGGCGCACTCCGACAACGCCCCGTTCAAGAAGGGCCTCCTCGGCGGCTACGCCGGCCACTGGGAGCTGACCGCCGCGCGCGCCGCCGCCGTCGCGCGCTGGCTGCACGAGCACGCGGGGCTCGATCCCGAGCGCCTCTCGGCGGCGGGCTTCGGGGAGTTCCGCCCGGCCAAGCCCAACGACACGGCCGAGGGCCGCGCGGCGAACCGCCGCGTCGCGCTGGTCGTCGCGCCGATGAGACCGCAGTAG
- a CDS encoding CPXCG motif-containing cysteine-rich protein produces MPKTKAPAKAKKTKKAAPERHADASEHKTAERIMETVLKEQSVEASTERLDQWITIECPHCSEGSELHVISDMDGQSIDQDCTVCCRSFVAHIEIDDGEAHVGVEAA; encoded by the coding sequence ATGCCGAAGACCAAAGCTCCTGCGAAGGCGAAGAAGACCAAAAAGGCCGCGCCCGAGCGTCACGCCGACGCGTCCGAGCATAAGACCGCCGAGCGGATCATGGAGACCGTGCTCAAGGAGCAGAGCGTCGAGGCTTCGACCGAGCGTCTGGACCAGTGGATCACCATCGAGTGCCCGCATTGCTCCGAGGGCTCCGAGCTCCACGTGATCTCCGACATGGACGGCCAGTCGATCGATCAGGACTGCACGGTGTGCTGCCGCTCCTTCGTCGCGCACATCGAGATCGACGACGGCGAGGCTCACGTCGGCGTGGAAGCCGCCTGA
- a CDS encoding CoA-binding protein yields the protein MRVIAVVGMSPKPERPSHYVSEYLKGQGYTIVPVNPGHSEILGEKCWPSVTDIPFPVDVVCVFRRPEEALTPILEAIAKKAKAVWLQDGVYHDEGERLAREAGLLVVSSDCMMRRHARSGR from the coding sequence ATGCGCGTGATCGCCGTCGTCGGCATGTCTCCCAAGCCGGAGCGCCCGTCGCATTACGTCTCCGAGTACTTGAAAGGGCAGGGCTACACGATCGTGCCCGTCAATCCCGGCCACAGCGAGATTTTAGGGGAAAAGTGCTGGCCGAGCGTGACCGACATCCCCTTTCCGGTCGACGTGGTGTGCGTGTTCCGCCGTCCCGAGGAGGCGCTGACGCCGATCCTCGAGGCGATCGCCAAGAAGGCGAAGGCCGTCTGGCTCCAGGACGGCGTCTATCACGACGAGGGCGAGCGCCTGGCGCGCGAAGCCGGACTGCTCGTCGTGTCGAGCGACTGCATGATGCGCCGGCACGCCCGCTCCGGGCGCTGA
- a CDS encoding ATP-binding protein: MLIRRDEAGALRLHLRTFPVVLVAGPRQSGKTTLVRAALPSWKYLDLENPTDLDLLTSDPEGFLAANPGNLIIDEAQRWPQLFPILRGVVDRKRRPGSFVLTGSAAPPLLKQSGESLAGRLGMLEMTPFGSSELAARPRWLAQRWFWGGLPPLYALSAAQSKTAWLEQYVRAFLERDIPAMGIQVAPVRLRKLWMMLAHVHGGLLNVSDLARSLDLSVPTVSHHLDILEGAFMIRRLQPYHANISKRLVKSPKLYIRDTGLLHHLAGLRKPQDLETWPGRGNSWEGFVLEELIRRAKLRWPAPGCYFWRTQAGAEADLIVENGRTRLVVEVKAGSTLSAKGLLGIRQCMKDLHVSSGFVVYRGERALQLAPGLSAIPWARLEKGGFPGA; encoded by the coding sequence ATGCTGATTCGGCGCGACGAGGCGGGGGCCCTTCGGCTCCACCTCCGGACCTTCCCCGTCGTCCTTGTGGCCGGCCCCAGACAATCCGGCAAGACGACCTTGGTGCGCGCGGCGCTTCCCTCGTGGAAGTATTTGGATCTGGAGAATCCCACCGATCTCGACCTCCTGACGTCCGACCCCGAAGGATTTCTGGCGGCCAATCCCGGGAATCTGATCATCGATGAGGCTCAGCGATGGCCGCAGCTTTTCCCTATCCTGCGCGGGGTGGTGGACCGGAAACGGCGTCCCGGATCATTCGTCCTGACCGGATCCGCCGCGCCTCCGCTCTTGAAGCAGTCCGGCGAGAGCCTCGCGGGCCGCCTCGGAATGCTGGAGATGACGCCTTTCGGCAGTTCGGAGCTGGCCGCCAGGCCTAGATGGCTGGCGCAGAGATGGTTCTGGGGCGGACTTCCGCCGCTGTATGCGTTGAGCGCGGCGCAGAGCAAAACCGCCTGGCTCGAGCAGTATGTCCGCGCTTTTCTCGAAAGGGATATCCCCGCCATGGGGATCCAGGTGGCTCCCGTGCGCCTGCGCAAGCTCTGGATGATGCTCGCGCACGTCCATGGCGGCCTGCTCAATGTCTCCGATCTGGCGAGGTCGCTCGACCTGAGCGTTCCCACCGTGTCCCATCATCTGGACATCCTCGAAGGCGCGTTCATGATCCGCCGCCTGCAGCCCTACCACGCGAACATCTCCAAACGCCTGGTCAAGAGCCCGAAGCTCTATATCCGCGACACGGGGCTTCTGCACCATCTCGCCGGATTGCGCAAGCCTCAGGACCTGGAGACATGGCCTGGGAGGGGCAATTCCTGGGAGGGATTCGTCCTGGAGGAGCTCATCCGCCGGGCGAAGCTGCGCTGGCCGGCTCCGGGCTGTTACTTTTGGAGAACCCAGGCCGGCGCGGAGGCCGATTTGATCGTCGAGAACGGCCGGACGCGCCTGGTCGTCGAGGTCAAGGCGGGCTCGACGCTGTCCGCCAAGGGACTGCTCGGCATCCGCCAATGCATGAAGGATCTCCACGTAAGTTCGGGGTTCGTCGTCTACCGCGGAGAGAGAGCGCTTCAGCTTGCGCCTGGGCTGTCGGCCATACCCTGGGCGCGACTCGAGAAGGGGGGCTTCCCCGGGGCCTGA
- a CDS encoding FKBP-type peptidyl-prolyl cis-trans isomerase, giving the protein MKPVLMSLILAAAPAFAADAPKTEAPKAAAPKAEAKSDSPKANRPAPKEAYKTDEERAIYTIGFLMGRNLTPFSMSAAEVKIVQAGIADSVLNKAPQVDVRFYQPRVTDILSKRLEASNARREAAMAAAASPEKEKGRVFTEKFVKENKPQAIPGGGWYLETKAGSGPIPSKTATIKAHYRGTTVDGEEFDSSYPRGAPTEFALDGVIKCWTHGISMMKVGGKAKLVCPSDVAYGDPGRSGIKPGATLVFEVELVEIVKP; this is encoded by the coding sequence ATGAAACCCGTCCTGATGTCGCTGATCCTCGCCGCCGCGCCCGCCTTCGCCGCCGACGCGCCGAAGACCGAGGCCCCCAAGGCCGCCGCGCCCAAGGCTGAAGCGAAGAGCGATTCGCCGAAGGCGAATCGACCCGCGCCGAAGGAGGCCTATAAGACGGACGAGGAGCGCGCGATCTACACCATCGGCTTCCTGATGGGCCGCAACCTGACCCCCTTCAGCATGTCCGCGGCCGAGGTGAAGATCGTCCAGGCGGGCATCGCCGACTCGGTCCTGAACAAGGCCCCGCAGGTGGACGTCCGCTTCTACCAGCCCCGCGTCACCGACATCCTCTCCAAGCGCCTCGAGGCCTCCAACGCGCGCCGCGAGGCCGCCATGGCCGCCGCCGCGTCGCCGGAGAAGGAGAAGGGACGCGTCTTCACCGAGAAGTTCGTCAAGGAGAACAAGCCCCAGGCGATCCCCGGCGGCGGCTGGTACCTCGAGACGAAGGCCGGCTCCGGCCCGATCCCCTCGAAGACCGCGACGATCAAGGCCCACTACCGCGGCACCACCGTCGACGGCGAGGAGTTCGACTCCTCCTACCCCCGCGGCGCGCCCACGGAGTTCGCCCTCGACGGCGTCATCAAGTGCTGGACCCACGGCATCTCGATGATGAAGGTCGGCGGCAAGGCGAAGCTCGTCTGCCCGTCCGACGTCGCCTACGGAGACCCGGGCCGGTCCGGCATCAAGCCCGGCGCGACCCTGGTCTTCGAGGTCGAGCTCGTCGAGATAGTCAAGCCCTAG
- a CDS encoding MFS transporter: protein MVQGVGRNVYWLGAVSFFADVAGEMIAPLLPLYITTVLGAAPTAVGLVEGAAELAASVFRGVGGWWSDRAGARKPTVVLGYALSAAAKPALALAAGWPGLLVARFADRTGKGLRGAARDALIASSTDRAHLGKAFGLHRAMDTAGAVAGPLIGLWLLSAGLSYRSIFLWAGLPAFAAVAVLVLFVRDVKVPGKEPARERLPSTPLSSKFWRFLAVYGLFALGNSSDAFVLLKGRDAGMSATTVVLAYVLFNVVNAACATAIGHVADRVGRRLTVAAGMGVYSLCYLGFARATTAEALWPLFALYGLQAALIEGSFRAAVADASEPGNRGLAQGVFQGTAGVLAFTASALAGLMWTRISPSAPFYFGAACSAAAAVLLPFSVWRSAGPTGGGSRSPGTTA, encoded by the coding sequence ATGGTCCAAGGGGTCGGCCGGAACGTCTACTGGCTGGGCGCGGTGAGCTTCTTCGCCGACGTCGCCGGCGAGATGATCGCGCCGCTGCTCCCCCTGTACATCACCACGGTGCTCGGCGCCGCGCCGACGGCGGTCGGGCTCGTGGAGGGCGCGGCCGAGCTCGCGGCCAGCGTCTTTCGCGGCGTCGGGGGCTGGTGGAGCGACCGGGCGGGGGCGCGCAAGCCGACGGTCGTCCTCGGCTACGCGCTCTCGGCCGCCGCCAAGCCCGCGCTCGCCCTGGCGGCCGGCTGGCCGGGGCTGCTCGTCGCCCGTTTCGCCGACCGGACGGGCAAGGGCCTGCGCGGCGCCGCGCGCGACGCGCTGATCGCCTCGTCGACGGACCGGGCGCACCTGGGCAAGGCCTTCGGCCTGCACCGCGCGATGGACACGGCCGGCGCCGTCGCCGGCCCGCTGATCGGCCTGTGGCTTTTGAGCGCGGGTCTCTCCTACCGTTCGATCTTCCTGTGGGCGGGGCTTCCGGCCTTCGCCGCGGTGGCCGTGCTGGTCCTGTTCGTGCGCGACGTCAAGGTCCCCGGGAAGGAACCGGCGCGGGAGAGGCTTCCTTCCACGCCGCTGTCGTCCAAGTTCTGGCGCTTCCTCGCGGTGTACGGCCTGTTCGCGCTGGGCAACTCCTCCGACGCGTTCGTCCTGCTCAAGGGCCGCGACGCGGGGATGAGCGCGACGACGGTCGTGCTCGCCTACGTCCTGTTCAACGTCGTCAACGCGGCCTGCGCGACGGCGATCGGCCACGTCGCCGACCGCGTCGGCCGGAGGCTGACGGTGGCCGCGGGCATGGGCGTGTACTCATTGTGCTACCTCGGCTTCGCGCGCGCGACGACGGCGGAGGCCCTCTGGCCGCTGTTCGCGCTGTACGGCCTTCAGGCGGCGCTGATCGAGGGCTCGTTCCGGGCCGCCGTCGCCGACGCGAGCGAGCCCGGCAACCGCGGCCTGGCCCAGGGCGTGTTCCAGGGGACGGCGGGCGTCCTGGCCTTCACGGCGAGCGCGCTCGCGGGGCTGATGTGGACGAGGATCTCGCCCTCGGCGCCCTTCTATTTCGGCGCGGCGTGCTCGGCCGCGGCCGCGGTGCTGCTGCCGTTCAGCGTCTGGAGGAGCGCCGGCCCGACGGGCGGCGGCTCGAGGAGCCCCGGGACGACGGCTTGA